A part of Betaproteobacteria bacterium genomic DNA contains:
- a CDS encoding type II secretion system F family protein: MPAFQYKSIDKNGRATRGTLDAANEVDLELRLRRMGLDLITCRQLAAAGGGGSRGKISRRDLIAFCYDMEQIARSGIPIIDGLRDLRDSVETTRFREVLTAMLEDMEGGKLLSQCLAGHPSVFGAVFVSLVKAGEQTGRLMEVFENLGATLRWQDELASQTMRLLAYPLLVLIVVCGVLVFLLVYLVPQVVGLLKTMGVAMPLQTRVLIAVSGFTVKYWYVLLVLPVVAAVAAGAAVRSNARARFAWDGLKLRAPVIGPILQKIILARFANFFALMYRSGITVLDSIKTCEDIVANKVVAEGLARAGQQISAGESLTEAFQGLGLFPPLVIRMLRTGETTGALDSALLNVSYFYTRDVRESVDNALKLLEPALTLVLGGILAFIMFAVLTPIYEVIGKVKI, translated from the coding sequence ATGCCAGCCTTTCAGTACAAGTCCATCGACAAGAATGGCCGGGCCACGCGCGGAACCCTTGACGCCGCCAACGAGGTCGATCTCGAACTGCGGCTGCGGCGGATGGGGCTGGACCTCATCACGTGCCGACAACTGGCCGCGGCAGGCGGCGGGGGCAGTCGCGGCAAGATCTCGCGCCGCGACCTGATCGCGTTCTGCTATGACATGGAGCAGATCGCGCGCTCTGGAATTCCGATCATCGACGGTTTGCGCGATCTGCGCGATTCCGTCGAAACGACGCGCTTCCGCGAGGTTCTGACCGCGATGCTGGAAGACATGGAAGGCGGCAAGCTCCTTTCGCAATGTCTGGCGGGGCACCCGTCGGTGTTCGGCGCCGTCTTCGTGAGCCTGGTCAAGGCAGGTGAACAGACCGGGCGTTTGATGGAAGTTTTCGAGAATCTCGGCGCGACATTGCGCTGGCAGGACGAACTCGCATCTCAAACCATGCGGCTTCTGGCGTACCCGCTGCTGGTTCTGATCGTCGTCTGCGGCGTGTTGGTGTTCCTGTTGGTGTACCTCGTACCACAGGTTGTCGGCCTGCTGAAGACGATGGGCGTCGCGATGCCGCTGCAGACCCGTGTGCTCATCGCCGTTTCGGGGTTCACCGTGAAGTACTGGTACGTCTTGCTCGTACTGCCCGTGGTGGCCGCGGTCGCTGCCGGAGCCGCCGTTCGTAGCAATGCAAGAGCCCGGTTCGCATGGGACGGCCTGAAGCTGCGCGCGCCCGTTATCGGGCCGATTCTGCAAAAGATCATCCTTGCCCGGTTCGCCAATTTCTTCGCGCTCATGTATCGCTCCGGCATCACCGTGCTCGACTCGATCAAGACCTGCGAAGACATCGTCGCCAACAAGGTCGTGGCAGAAGGCCTCGCCCGCGCCGGGCAGCAGATCAGCGCCGGCGAGAGTCTGACCGAGGCTTTTCAGGGACTGGGGCTTTTCCCGCCCCTGGTCATCCGCATGCTGCGCACGGGCGAGACCACCGGTGCACTCGATTCGGCACTTCTCAACGTAAGTTACTTCTACACACGCGACGTGCGCGAGTCAGTCGACAACGCCCTGAAGTTGCTGGAACCGGCTCTTACGCTGGTGCTGGGCGGCATTCTCGCCTTCATCATGTTCGCGGTCCTCACGCCGATCTACGAAGTAATCGGCAAGGTGAAGATCTAG
- the tadA gene encoding Flp pilus assembly complex ATPase component TadA has protein sequence MAEQRKKLRIGELLVQSGLITPDQLRIALTEQKHNAVPLGRLLVRLGFVTEGAIRDIMARTIGQESIDLTKIVVDAEALKLVPQEFARRHRLLPIAYDAQNHTLTVATTEIFNVVALDQLRGLLGPQVEIKAQLAGEAQLEDYIDQFYGFELSVDGILQEIETGEIDYTSLQAGGDEYTQPIVRLVGALLVDAVKRGASDIHFEPEYAFLRVRYRIDGVLEQIRSLHKTYWAGIAVRIKVISGMNIAETRAPQDGRLSLNLNGRPVDFRVSSQPTIYGENIVLRVLDREKSIISLDRMGLTSDTLGKLHIMLTRPEGVLILTGPTGSGKTTTLYSLLSQLNVESVNIMTLEDPVEYPVTMMRQTSVNEAAKMDFANGIRSIMRQDPDIILVGEIRDHDTAEMAFRAAMTGHQVFTTLHTNSALGAFPRLLDIGIDPAILAGNIIGVIAQRLVRVLCPACKEGYAPSTEERGVLGLTDDRPVEIFRPAGCKLCSGKGYRGRIAIMELLHMDADMDELVARRATARELRTTAMEKGFRPLIDDAADRVLEGTTSLIEVSRAVDLTGRIRWV, from the coding sequence GTGGCCGAGCAACGGAAAAAACTCCGGATCGGCGAGTTGCTGGTCCAGTCTGGTCTTATCACACCGGACCAGCTGCGGATTGCGCTCACCGAGCAAAAGCACAACGCCGTACCGCTCGGGCGGCTGTTGGTTCGGCTCGGGTTCGTCACCGAGGGTGCCATCCGCGACATCATGGCGCGGACCATCGGGCAGGAAAGCATCGATCTCACGAAGATCGTCGTCGACGCCGAGGCCCTCAAGCTCGTTCCCCAGGAGTTCGCACGACGTCATCGCCTGCTGCCGATCGCGTATGACGCACAGAATCACACGCTGACCGTCGCCACCACTGAGATCTTCAACGTCGTCGCGCTCGACCAGCTGCGCGGCCTGCTCGGCCCGCAGGTCGAGATCAAGGCTCAGCTCGCGGGCGAGGCGCAGCTGGAAGACTATATCGACCAGTTTTACGGCTTCGAACTCTCCGTCGACGGTATCTTGCAGGAGATCGAGACCGGCGAGATCGACTATACGAGCCTGCAGGCCGGAGGAGACGAGTACACCCAGCCGATCGTGCGACTGGTGGGTGCGTTGCTGGTGGATGCCGTCAAGCGTGGCGCGTCGGACATCCACTTCGAGCCCGAATATGCTTTCCTGCGCGTGCGCTATCGCATCGATGGCGTGCTCGAGCAGATCCGCAGCCTGCACAAGACGTACTGGGCAGGCATCGCGGTCCGCATCAAGGTGATCAGCGGGATGAACATTGCCGAGACACGCGCACCGCAGGACGGGCGCCTGTCGCTCAATCTGAACGGGCGGCCCGTCGACTTTCGCGTCTCCAGTCAGCCGACCATCTACGGCGAGAACATCGTGCTGCGCGTGCTCGATCGCGAGAAATCCATCATCAGTCTCGACAGGATGGGGCTTACGAGCGACACCCTCGGCAAGCTCCATATCATGCTGACACGCCCGGAAGGCGTGCTCATCCTCACGGGCCCGACCGGCAGCGGCAAGACGACGACACTCTACTCGCTGCTTTCGCAGTTGAACGTCGAGTCAGTCAACATCATGACCCTGGAGGACCCCGTCGAGTACCCGGTCACCATGATGCGGCAGACGTCCGTGAACGAAGCGGCGAAGATGGACTTCGCAAACGGTATACGCTCGATCATGCGCCAGGACCCCGACATCATCCTGGTCGGCGAGATCCGCGATCACGACACCGCCGAGATGGCCTTTCGAGCCGCCATGACCGGCCACCAGGTCTTCACGACGCTGCACACCAATTCCGCGCTCGGAGCGTTTCCGCGCCTGCTCGACATCGGCATCGATCCGGCCATTCTCGCCGGCAACATCATCGGTGTGATCGCCCAGCGTCTGGTCCGTGTGCTGTGCCCCGCCTGCAAGGAGGGCTACGCGCCTTCGACCGAGGAGCGCGGCGTGCTCGGACTGACAGACGACCGTCCGGTCGAAATCTTTCGTCCCGCAGGCTGCAAGCTCTGCAGTGGCAAGGGTTATCGTGGCCGCATCGCCATCATGGAACTGCTGCACATGGATGCAGACATGGACGAACTGGTCGCGCGCCGTGCAACCGCCCGGGAGCTGCGCACAACGGCCATGGAGAAGGGATTTCGCCCGCTCATCGACGATGCGGCAGATCGCGTGCTCGAGGGAACCACGAGCCTCATCGAGGTTTCACGTGCGGTGGACCTGACCGGCCGCATCCGCTGGGTGTAG
- a CDS encoding tetratricopeptide repeat protein, whose translation MRAGRLDEAGRLYETVLRSDPRNVDALLGRATVAQQQGNADLAIRYLFQVLQVDPANTLAQGGLINLIGSADPQSAESRLKSLIAKDPSAFLYFSLGNLYADQGNWPGAQAAYFQAHHLARTNPDYAFNLAVSLEHLSQPRLALNFYQQALELAGVSGRANFDPTAVRERITKLAGSLE comes from the coding sequence TTGCGCGCCGGACGTCTCGACGAGGCCGGGCGCCTTTACGAAACGGTGCTCAGATCCGATCCGCGAAACGTCGACGCATTGCTCGGTCGAGCTACAGTGGCGCAGCAACAGGGGAATGCGGATCTTGCGATCCGCTATCTTTTTCAGGTGTTGCAGGTCGATCCAGCCAACACGCTGGCTCAGGGTGGACTCATCAACCTCATCGGTTCTGCCGACCCGCAAAGCGCGGAATCGAGACTCAAGTCACTCATCGCGAAAGATCCGTCGGCGTTTCTGTACTTCTCGCTCGGCAATCTGTACGCGGATCAGGGCAATTGGCCAGGCGCCCAAGCCGCTTACTTCCAGGCGCATCACTTGGCGCGCACGAATCCCGACTACGCCTTCAACCTCGCCGTCAGCCTCGAACACTTGAGCCAGCCCAGGCTTGCGCTCAACTTCTACCAGCAGGCGCTAGAGCTTGCCGGGGTTTCCGGGCGCGCCAACTTCGACCCAACTGCCGTCCGCGAACGCATCACGAAGCTCGCCGGCAGCCTGGAGTAA
- a CDS encoding secretin N-terminal domain-containing protein, giving the protein MAALSAGAMSGCAYRPVIPQSEAHLTQNRVLPPAGEAPPPVRSSGDFLPPPKPTPKPATYSVVVNEVPVRELLFALARDTKQNIDIHPGLSGLVTLNAVNETLPAILDRLSKQVNLRYRTEGNTIIVQPDAPFSKTYRVNYVNMTRDTTSTVGASVQIAGPAGSGQVSGTGAVAGAGGMGAAGGNASATTVRTTAKGDFWEQLRENVRAIISSNRQLVQSADDRAARAEAQRAAREERVAQAEAASKAGQSAADLYTAAFSQPLALPGDIKDEIVINSFTGTVTVLATEREHRLIQQYLDSVQTAAQREVLIEATIAEVTLFDEFQAGVDWSVITNGGLKIVQDLGARALTSPAAFFVDYSGGNFKGLITALEQFGNTQVLSSPKLMVINNQTALLKVVDNIVYFTIQAQQGVATGGGVIQPNTFTTTPQTVAVGVILSVTPQVHETGQVTLTVRPTITRILDFVDDPNPSLCTTGAGGLIQNCIKNPVPQLQVREIESVLQVGTGQTVILGGLMQDEVARDRKGLPYVSTLPGIAGTAFSTRTNKTKKTELVIFLKPTVITHASLDADDLKFFQRFLPVLNRPETLPPPRNNP; this is encoded by the coding sequence CAGTCTGAAGCCCATCTGACCCAGAACCGGGTGCTGCCCCCCGCGGGAGAGGCACCGCCACCGGTCCGCTCCAGCGGTGATTTCCTTCCCCCGCCCAAGCCCACGCCGAAACCTGCGACCTATAGCGTGGTCGTCAACGAGGTTCCGGTGCGCGAACTGCTGTTCGCGCTGGCCCGCGACACCAAACAGAACATCGACATTCACCCCGGGCTGAGCGGCCTCGTCACGCTCAACGCGGTGAACGAAACCCTGCCCGCGATACTCGACCGGCTCTCGAAACAGGTCAATCTGCGCTACCGCACGGAAGGCAACACGATCATCGTGCAGCCGGACGCGCCGTTCTCGAAGACGTATCGCGTGAACTACGTGAACATGACTCGCGACACGACTTCCACAGTGGGTGCGTCGGTGCAGATCGCCGGCCCCGCAGGCTCAGGCCAGGTGTCGGGAACCGGTGCTGTCGCGGGTGCCGGCGGCATGGGAGCGGCCGGCGGCAATGCATCGGCCACGACGGTCCGCACCACGGCGAAGGGCGACTTCTGGGAGCAACTGCGGGAGAACGTCCGCGCCATTATTTCCTCGAACCGGCAGCTCGTGCAGTCTGCCGATGATCGCGCGGCGCGGGCCGAAGCGCAGCGCGCAGCGCGCGAAGAACGCGTCGCGCAGGCCGAGGCCGCGAGCAAAGCCGGCCAGTCCGCTGCGGACCTCTACACGGCGGCATTCAGTCAACCCCTGGCCCTGCCGGGGGACATCAAGGATGAGATCGTCATCAACTCGTTCACGGGAACCGTGACCGTGCTGGCGACGGAGCGCGAGCACCGACTCATCCAGCAGTATCTCGACAGCGTGCAGACGGCAGCGCAGCGGGAAGTACTGATCGAAGCGACGATCGCCGAGGTCACGCTGTTCGATGAGTTCCAGGCCGGTGTCGACTGGAGCGTGATCACCAACGGCGGACTCAAGATCGTGCAGGATCTGGGAGCGCGGGCCCTGACCTCACCGGCCGCCTTCTTCGTCGACTACTCGGGCGGAAACTTCAAAGGCCTCATCACCGCACTCGAACAGTTCGGCAACACGCAGGTGCTGTCGAGCCCCAAGCTGATGGTGATCAACAATCAGACTGCGCTGCTCAAGGTAGTGGACAACATCGTCTATTTCACCATCCAGGCGCAGCAGGGGGTCGCTACCGGCGGTGGCGTGATTCAGCCCAACACGTTCACCACGACACCGCAGACGGTGGCCGTCGGCGTCATTCTCTCCGTTACGCCCCAGGTCCACGAGACGGGTCAGGTTACCCTGACGGTTCGTCCCACCATTACCAGGATCCTCGACTTCGTCGACGACCCGAATCCGTCGCTGTGCACCACCGGCGCCGGCGGACTCATCCAGAACTGCATCAAGAACCCGGTCCCGCAGTTGCAGGTGCGCGAGATCGAGTCGGTGCTGCAGGTGGGAACGGGTCAGACCGTGATATTGGGCGGCCTCATGCAGGACGAAGTCGCGCGTGACCGCAAGGGGCTGCCTTACGTCTCCACCTTGCCGGGCATCGCTGGAACGGCGTTCAGCACCCGCACCAACAAGACCAAGAAGACCGAGTTGGTTATTTTCCTGAAGCCGACCGTGATAACCCACGCTTCGCTGGACGCGGACGACCTCAAGTTCTTCCAGCGTTTCCTGCCGGTCCTCAACCGCCCGGAAACCCTGCCGCCGCCGCGCAACAACCCATGA